In bacterium, a single genomic region encodes these proteins:
- a CDS encoding histidinol phosphate phosphatase domain-containing protein translates to MIYDFHMHTFFSDGELSPVELARRAMVNGYKAMAFTDHASPANIESLIDMIRRDRAFIESEWGFTALVGVELTYVPASAVGRVAEMAKKVGAEIVVVHGETIVEPVEPGINRAVVECPFVDILAHPGLITEAEARLALENNVYLEITSRRGHSLTNGHVARIARETGAKLVIDSDTHSPSDLHTEAFLQNVAIGAGLTVAEIQAARFDNPEMILSCLRQGSK, encoded by the coding sequence TTGATATACGATTTTCATATGCACACCTTTTTTAGCGACGGAGAGCTTTCCCCTGTTGAACTCGCAAGACGAGCGATGGTGAACGGTTATAAGGCGATGGCTTTCACCGACCATGCCAGTCCTGCGAATATCGAGTCGCTGATTGATATGATTCGCAGGGATAGAGCATTCATTGAAAGCGAATGGGGTTTCACGGCATTAGTGGGAGTCGAGTTGACTTATGTTCCCGCCAGTGCGGTCGGCCGTGTCGCTGAAATGGCTAAAAAGGTCGGCGCTGAGATAGTAGTCGTGCATGGCGAAACGATCGTCGAACCGGTCGAACCCGGAATCAACCGAGCAGTCGTTGAATGCCCCTTCGTTGATATCCTTGCCCATCCTGGCTTAATCACCGAAGCTGAGGCGAGACTCGCTCTCGAAAATAATGTCTATCTTGAGATCACCTCAAGGCGAGGACATAGCTTGACCAACGGTCACGTTGCCAGAATAGCAAGAGAAACCGGAGCAAAGCTGGTGATCGACAGCGACACCCACTCCCCGAGCGATCTTCATACTGAGGCCTTTCTCCAAAATGTAGCTATCGGCGCCGGCCTAACCGTTGCCGAAATCCAAGCCGCCCGCTTTGATAATCCCGAAATGATTTTATCATGTTTAAGGCAGGGTAGTAAGTAA